The Mustelus asterias unplaced genomic scaffold, sMusAst1.hap1.1 HAP1_SCAFFOLD_84, whole genome shotgun sequence genome includes a region encoding these proteins:
- the LOC144483896 gene encoding uncharacterized protein LOC144483896, which translates to MRQIWGLEGEELQKIVNQGSHQDQTGSFDSSGSEHHRPLNMEEKCTVHREETLYMCSVCGQGFNRSSGLSRHKRSHTRERPYKCGDCGKGFNYPVDLQNHQRTHTGERPFSCPVCGKGFTQTAGLLIHQRIHTGSTPFSCSHCQKGFRTSFHLVAHERIHTGERPFTCSECGKGFNRSSNLQKHQRVHSEERPFKCPDCGKGYKSSEELRHHQRVHSDERPFTCSHCGTGFRRSGDLTVHQRIHTGERPFTCPVCGKGFTCLSSLTSHQLVHTNERPFNCTECGKGFTRSSTLLRHQQVHSEEKPFTCSMCGKGFTQSHNLVRHQQVHSEEKPFTCSMCGKGFTQSYNLVRHQRRSHTGERPFTCSECGKRFTQSSNLLTHQRVHTDERPFKCSDCGKCFKSSWELTSHQRVHTDERPFKCSDCGKCFKSSWGLMSHQRVHTDERPFRCSHCGIGFQHSHNLTVHQRIHTGERPFTCSECGKGFIQSSSLLRHKRAHTGERPFTCSESGKRFTQSSYLLRHQRIQ; encoded by the exons ATGCGCCAAATCTG gggattagaaggtgaGGAATTACAGAAAATTGTAAATCAAGGATCACATCAAGATCAGACAGGGAGCTTTGATTCATCAGGATCTGaacatcatcggcctttgaacatggaagaaaaatgCACCGTTCACAGAGAGGAGAcactgtacatgtgttctgtatgtggacaaggcttcaatcgatcatctggcctgtcgagacacaagcgcagtcacaccagggagagaccgtataaatgtggagactgtgggaaaggattcaattatccagttGACCTGCAaaatcaccaacgcactcacactggagagagaccttttagctgccctgtgtgtgggaagggattcactcagacagCTGGCCTGTtgattcaccagcgc ATTCACACCGGTTCcacaccgttcagctgctcccactgccagAAGGGGTTCAGGACATCATTCCACCTTGTGGCAcatgagcgcattcacactggagagaggccattcacctgctctgaatgtgggaagggatttaaccgatcatccaacctgcagaaacaccaacgagttcacagtgaagagagaccgtttaaatgtccagactgcgggaagGGCTATAAAAGTTCTGAGGAACTACGtcaccatcaacgtgttcactctgacgagagaccattcacatgctctcactgcgggactggcttcaggcgatcaggcgacctcactgtacaccagcgaattcacactggggagaggccgttcacctgccctgtgtgtgggaagggattcacttgtttatcctctctcacttcacaccaacttgttcacacaaatgagagaccgttcaa ctgcactgagtgtgggaaaggattcacccggtcatccactctgctgagacaccaacaagttcacagtgaggagaagccgttcacttgttcaatgtgtggaaagggattcacccagtcacacaacctggtgagacaccaacaagttcacagtgaggagaagccgttcacttgttcaatgtgtggaaagggattcacccagtcatacaacctggtgagacaccagcga cgcagtcacactggggagaggccgttcacctgctctgagtgtgggaagagattcactcagtcatccaacctacttactcatcagcgagttcacactgatgagagaccttttaaatgctcagactgtgggaagtgcttcaaaagttctTGGGAACTgacgtcccatcaacgtgttcacactgatgagagaccttttaaatgctcagactgtgggaagtgcttcaaaagttcttggggactgatgtcccatcaacgtgttcacactgatgagagaccgttcaggtgctctcactgtgggattgGGTTCCAGCATTCACATAACCTtactgtacaccagcgaattcacactggggagaggccattcacctgctccgagtgtgggaagggattcattcagtcctccagcctgctgagacacaagcgagctcacactggggaaaggccattcacctgctctgagagtgggaagagattcactcagtcatcctacCTGCTTAGACACCAAAGAATTCAATAG
- the LOC144483873 gene encoding uncharacterized protein LOC144483873: MEKPWKCGDCGKGFSYPSLLEIHRRSHTGERPFTCSVCGKGFIQSSHLLTHQQAHIEERLFNHSDSDNNSKSSEDLVKHQIVHIARQFSCSHCGKLFKRSQNLIEHERTHTGERPFICCVCGKEFTRSSHLATHRLVHTDNRPFKCTECEKSYKTTSDLLIHQRVHNGERPFRCTVCGKGFTLLSSLQKHQRVHTGERSFACSLCGKGFIYLTSLRSHQLVHSDKKPFKCSECEKSFKTSSVLLRHQQVHSGERPFTCSDCGKGFTRSSNLQTH, translated from the coding sequence atggagaaaccatggaaatgtggggactgtgggaagggattcagttacccatcgctgctggaaatacatcgccgcagtcacactggggagagaccattcacctgctccgtgtgcgggaagggattcattcagtcatcccacctgctgacccaccagcaagCTCACATTGAAGAGAGGCTTTTTAACCACTCTGACAGCGATAACAACTCTAAAAGCTCTGAGGACCTGGTCAAGCACCAGATTGTTCACATTGCAAGACAGTTCAgttgctctcattgtgggaagcTGTTTAAACGATCACAGAACCTCATTGAACacgaacgcactcacactggggagaggccattcatctgctgtgtgtgtgggaaggaattcacacgatcatcccacctcgctacacaccgactggttcacactgataacagacctttcaaatgtactgaatgtgagaagagttataaaaccacaagtgatctgctgatacaccagcgagttcacaatggggagaggccattcagatgtacagtgtgtgggaagggattcactcttttatccagcctccagaaacaccagcgagttcacactggggagaggtcattcgcctgctccttgtgtggaaaaggattcatttatttaaccagcctcagatcacaccaacttgttcactcagataagaaacctttcaaatgttctgaatgtgagaagagctttaagaccTCAAGTGttctgctgaggcaccaacaagttcactccggggagagaccattcacctgctctgactgtggaaagggattcactcgttcatccaacctgcaaacacactag